The following are encoded in a window of Longimicrobium sp. genomic DNA:
- a CDS encoding MFS transporter, whose translation MTPASPDRAETRLQAFSRDVRALPRTAWVVYAGTFINRFGGFVLTFLVLILVQRGYTPAEAGVAASAYGVGSVGAAAVGGHLADRIGRRRSIALSMFSAAAVMLLLWRAESLPAIVALAALAGVTAELYRPAAAALLADVTPVGRRVVTFALYRTAVNAGFALGPAMAGYFATRSTAVIFVGDALTCVLYGLLVLVAVPKSFDRPAPRAEAAEAGAKRERGPSALQLIAADRALLGVLAAATALAFVYHQSTVTLALEVDARGLSTDSFGFLMSLNGALCLLLELPAAAVTARLPAWMPMAVGAVLTGVGFGATGLAPTLPVLALTVVVWTLGEIVHSPVVAAFMADLAPRGFQGRYQAALGFTHAAGLVLSPALGPALFGWSRPGLWALCAVLGVGAGLTYAVLGRARHVRTVEAELKAVEMPGD comes from the coding sequence GTGACCCCCGCCTCGCCCGACCGCGCCGAGACCCGTCTCCAGGCGTTCTCCCGCGACGTGCGCGCGCTGCCGCGCACGGCGTGGGTGGTGTACGCGGGGACGTTCATCAACCGCTTCGGCGGCTTCGTCCTCACCTTCCTGGTGCTGATCCTGGTGCAGCGCGGCTACACGCCCGCCGAGGCCGGGGTGGCGGCGTCGGCGTACGGGGTGGGGAGCGTGGGCGCCGCGGCGGTGGGCGGGCACCTGGCCGACCGCATCGGGCGGCGGCGCAGCATCGCCCTCTCCATGTTCTCGGCCGCGGCGGTGATGCTGCTCCTCTGGCGCGCGGAGAGCCTCCCGGCGATCGTCGCGCTGGCGGCGCTCGCGGGGGTGACGGCGGAGCTGTACCGGCCGGCGGCCGCCGCGCTGCTGGCCGACGTGACGCCCGTGGGCCGGCGCGTGGTCACCTTCGCCCTCTACCGCACCGCCGTGAACGCGGGCTTCGCGCTGGGGCCGGCGATGGCGGGGTACTTCGCCACCCGCTCGACCGCCGTCATCTTCGTGGGCGACGCGCTCACCTGCGTGCTCTACGGGCTGCTGGTGCTCGTCGCCGTGCCGAAGAGCTTCGACCGGCCGGCCCCGCGCGCCGAGGCGGCGGAGGCCGGGGCGAAGCGGGAGCGCGGGCCGTCGGCGCTCCAGCTGATCGCGGCGGACCGGGCGCTGCTGGGGGTGCTGGCGGCGGCCACGGCGCTGGCGTTCGTCTACCACCAGTCGACGGTGACGCTGGCGCTGGAGGTGGACGCGCGCGGGCTCTCCACCGACAGCTTCGGCTTCCTGATGTCGCTGAACGGGGCGCTCTGCCTGCTGCTGGAGCTCCCCGCCGCGGCCGTCACCGCGCGGCTGCCCGCGTGGATGCCGATGGCCGTCGGCGCGGTGCTGACGGGCGTCGGCTTCGGGGCCACGGGGCTGGCGCCGACGCTGCCGGTGCTGGCGCTCACCGTGGTGGTGTGGACGCTGGGCGAGATCGTGCACTCGCCGGTGGTGGCGGCGTTCATGGCCGACCTGGCGCCGCGCGGGTTCCAGGGGCGCTACCAGGCCGCGCTCGGCTTCACCCACGCGGCGGGGCTGGTGCTGTCGCCGGCGCTGGGGCCCGCGCTCTTCGGCTGGAGCCGCCCGGGGCTGTGGGCGCTCTGCGCGGTGCTGGGCGTCGGCGCCGGGCTCACCTACGCCGTCCTCGGCCGCGCCCGCCACGTCCGCACCGTCGAGGCGGAGCTGAAGGCGGTGGAGATGCCGGGGGACTGA